GCTTGCCGTGGCCGGTCTCGTTGTTGTCCTGTTGTTAATGGCCGTGGCACTTCTCGCCCCCTGGCTCTCGCCTTATTCTCCAACCGCATACAATCTGGATGCGATCCTTCAACCCCCTTCGAGTGCCCACCTGTTTGGAACCGATGAGGAGGGGAGGGATATTTTTTCGCGTCTCTTGTACGGCACCCGGATCTCACTCTCCGTCGGGATTGTTGCCGTTTCTCTCTATGTGGTCATCGGATTGATACTGGGGGCGCTGGCTGGTTATTATGGAGGGGCGGTTGATATGCTGATCTCACGCATGATCGAGATCATGATCTGTTTCCCCACCTTCTTTCTGATCCTGGTGGTTCTCGCATTCGTCGGTCCTTCCATCTACAACATTATGATTGTTATCGGCCTGACCAGTTGGCCCGGAATCGCGCGTCTGGCGCGGGGGGAGGTGCTTAAACTGCGGAACCAGGATTTTGTTCTGGCCAGCCGTGTCGTCGGAGCCTCCTCATGGAGGATTATCTTCCGTCATCTCCTTCCAAACAGTTTGGCTCCGATTCTCGTCTCGGCGACCTTCGGCGTCGCGTCGGCGATCCTTGTTGAATCGGCCCTTTCTTTTCTCGGTTTTGGTGTTCAGCCGCCGACCCCATCCTGGGGAGAGGCGCTTTCCCAATCGAGGGATTTTATGGATTTTGCCTGGTGGCTTGCCTTCTTTCCGGGCGGCGCCATTTTTCTAACGATTACGGCCTATAATTTAGTGGGAGAGGGATTGAGGGATGCTATCGATCCAAGAATGAAGATATGAAGTTAGAATTTTGGATTTGAGATTTGTTTGGGGTTAATATGTCAAATGTCCTTCTGGAAGTTAAAAACCTCAAAACGACCTTCCACACCTCCCATGGACTTGTGAAGGCGGTTGATGGGATCAGTTTTTCAATTCCTGAGGGGGGGGCTGTTGGAATAGTCGGAGAGTCCGGTTCCGGCAAATCGATGACCGCTCTCTCCCTGCTCCGCCTTGTTCCACCCCCCGGCCATATTGCAGCGGACAGGATTTTTTTTGGCAAGGCCGGTCAATACAAAAATCTTCTTGATATCGATCCGACCTCTCTTCGTCAGCTTCGCGGAAAACAGATTTCGATCGTTTTTCAGGAACCGGCCAGCTCGCTGAATCCCGTTTTCACCCTTGGAAACCAGATTGAAGAGGTTTTTCAGCTTCATGAGCCTCGGTTGAGGCGTGACGAGAGACGTCGGAAGGTCCACGAATCTCTTGAATTGGTTCAAATCGCCGATCCAGAGAGAGTTTCCCGCTCCTATCCGCACGAGGTTTCGGGGGGGATGAAACAGAGGGTGATGATTGCGATGGCACTCGCCTGCAGGCCCGACCTCCTCATTGCCGATGAACCAACGACCGCCCTCGATGTGACGGTTCAGGCGGAGATTCTGGAGCTTCTTCGAACTCTTCGAAAAAAACTTGGAATGGCCCTTTTGCTCATCACGCATGATATGGGGGTTGCGGCGGAGATGGTCGATCAACTCCTCGTCATGTGTCAGGGCCAGATTGTAGAGAGCGGAGAGACGGAAAAAATTTTGAGAAGTCCGGTGCACTCCTACACCCAAAGGCTCCTGGAGGTTTATGGAAGACTTGCTCGTCGTTAACAATCTCGCCAAAAGTTTTCCGATCCGCAGTGGTTTTTGGGATCGGGAGGGGACGTCTGTCAAGGCGGTACGAGGGATCAGCTTCAAACTTGGTTCCGCTGAAACGCTCGGTCTCATCGGCGAATCGGGATGCGGTAAAACGACGCTGGCGCGGCTCCTGGTTCGGCTCCTTCAGCCGGAGACAGGACAGATTTTGTACCGTCACAGAGATCTCTCCCTTCTTCGGGGGAGGGAATTGAAGGAGACACGCCAAAAGATCCAGATGATCTTTCAGGATCCCTATTCCTCTCTTAATCCCCGTATGTCGGTCGGAGAGATCATTGCGGAGCCGCTCATCATTCATCGGAAAACTACGGGGCGGGAGAGACGGGAAAGGGTCGATGCCCTTTTGAAACAGGTTGGTTTGTCATCCGACTTCTATGGCAGGTATCCGCACGAATTTTCAGGAGGACAAAGGCAGCGAATCGGAATCGCCCGTGCGATTGCCCTCCTGCCGGAGATTATTATTGCGGATGAACCGGTCTCCTCCCTTGATATTTCCATCGCCTCACAGGTGCTCGAACTGATGAAAGAGCTGCAGCAGAAGCATCACTTGAGTTATCTTTTTGTTGCCCACGATTTGCGTATGGTTTGCTACATGAGTCACCGGATCGCCGTCATGTATTTGGGGAAGCTTGTAGAGACTGCCAGCCGTGATGACTTCGAGCACCCTTTGCATCCTTATTCCCAGGCGCTTGTTGAGGCAGTTCCCTCGCTCGGATTCTCTTCAAGAAGAAAAAAAATCTTCCTTTCGGGAGAGGTGCCATCGCCGGTTTCACCGCCAAAAGGTTGTTCTTTTCATCCACGCTGTCCTTATGCTAAGGAGCTTTGCCGGACTGAGGAACCTTCGTTGAAGGAGTGGAGGGGGGGACATGGGGTTGCCTGCCACTATGTTGATGAGATTAACCGTTAAGCTCGGTTTCCTTTTGATCGCGGTGAGCGTTCTCTCCGGTTGTGCCGGAAAGCGTCCCAAGATCAGGACGTTTGAGGCGAGGGCGGGTGATTTCATTGCCGGACACGGATTTTCTATCGGCGCCTCCTACGATCCCCGCCTGGACAAACTGGCTCCGAAACAGAAGGTCCTCACGGTTGCGATACGCAATACATCGCTCAATGTCATTCCGATGGATGCGAGAAAAGACCGTTGGTACATCGTTGATGCTCGTGGCAAGAAGCACCGGGCGGTCAACCGACTTAAAAGTATCCAGGGAAAGCGGTGGGAGAAATTGCCTGAGAGGATCAAGAGCCTCGTTGATTACCCTGAAACCGTGCCGATCGGTTACATGGTAACATTCAACCTCTTTTTCTCCGGTCCTGTCTCCCTGAAGGACTTTGAGGAGCTACACTATGAAAATGCGGCGGGACAACTTCACTTCAAGATTTACAATGAATAATTTTTTTCTCAAAAAAAGGAGACAAAAATGAAAACTATTAAACCCGGACGGATCGCCTCTTTGGGTGCTATCAGCCTCATCCTCCTGTTTTTGGGGTGCGCCTCCGGCCAACGCCATTGGGGGCAAAACCTGGATCCTGATAAGGAGTGGTGGAAGGTGGAGGGGCAGTCCTGGGATCGGAAGGATAAAATTTTTATGGTGATCGGCTATTCCAATCCCGAATGGACGGATCAGTTCGACTTAAGAAAGAGTGCCGACTTGAATGCCCGTGGTGAGGCGGCGAGCTTTATGCAAAGCCTCGTTCAGAATTACATGGAGGAGATTCGGGGCAAGAACTTTGCTGTCGGTGAATCGATGGTTAAGGCCTCCTCAAAGGAGGCCCTTCTTGGTTCCGTGATCGTCTCCCGTCACTATGAAAAGAAGCCCAAAAAATATTACTCCCTTCTCAAGGTTGACCTCAGTTACTTTTTTGGCCAAATTTACGACCGCTACAAGGAGACCGAGTCGGCTAAGTTGCGCCGTTCCTCAGAGGGCTTAAGTGGTGCGGAACTGGACCAAAAGATTGCAGAGGTAACAGCAAAAACAGTTGCTGATTTGAAGGAGATCGAGACCTCTGTTGTGGAGAAGACCCTTTCCTCGAAGGAGGGTCGATGAAGTCGTCAACTTTCTTTTTGAGATTTCTGGCGATCGCCCTCCTTCTGATCCCTCCCGTTGCATTGGCCAAGAAACAGCCTGACTGGATCTCCGGGGGTTCTACCAAGTATCCCGAGGAACGTTATTTCATCGGTGTAGGCGCGGTCTCCTCGGCCAAGGGAGGCAAGAAACAACAACACGAATGGGCGGGGGATCAGGCCCGTGCTGAGATCGCCAAGATTTTTAAGACCCAGGTGAGTGTGACGACGCGGGCGGAGCGGCAGGTTGAAAGTGGTGGGGAAGGGGATCAGAAAAAGTTGAATGTACAGGCGAGCCAGACCGATCTTGTGACGGCTAGTGCGAGTGAGATGCTGCAGGGGGTTGAGATCAAGGAGTATTACGAGGATAAAAAAGGGCAGAGGTTGTTTGCCCTGGCGGTACTCGATCGAGCCAAGGCGTCACGTCGCCTGGAATCTTCCATTGAACAGCTTAAACGGGAGATGTTAACGGAGATCGAGGCGGGGCGCGCGGCCCAGGAAGAGAAGCAGTTATTTCTCTCGCTCCGACATTATCGGAAGGCGCTGGAGGTGGCCCAGGCGATTCCACCCCTCGGTGAGCATCTCTCCATTCTTCGTCCCGGTGCCCTTTCTTCTGCTGAGTCAGAGACAGATCATGCGTCAGAGATAAAATCGGTCCTCTATGCACTTCGAAAAAGGATCCGCTTCAACCTGGAGATCAGCGGTCCGGCCGAAGGGGTCAAGATCTATCTCATTCAGGGGCTCTCCAAAGAGGGATTTCTGACCGAAAAACAGTCGTCTTCGGATTCAACCTTTGAGACCTATAGACTGGTGGGGACGACCGATCTGACCTCTCGTGGGTCGATGCCGATGGGAAGTTTTGAAGTGCAGATCTATCAGGCCGATCTCGATCTCGAAGTAAAAAACCCCCAAAATGGGGAGACACTCGGTGCCTTGACCTGGTCGGTGAGTGCCAATGAAAAGTCATCCGATCTGGCGGCCAAGTCGGCGGTTCGGGCTCTCGGACAGGCGGTGAAAGAACAGGTCGGAAAACGTTTGATGGAAATATTTTAAGGAGGAACTCATGATGAATCGCAACGATCTGACAAAAATCGGTCTTCTTTTCGTGATCGTTTTCTTCACTTCCTGTGCAAGTACGGGGGGGGTCTATACCAAGGGGCAGTACGTTGACGCCGACCGTGTCGACCTTCTGAGTGACAAGTTTGTGGAGGCGGACCTCCAGACAATCTCGGAACAGTTGACCCGCTCTTTCCTGACGAGTCCTCTTCTGGCCCGACAGACTGCAAAGCCGGCTGTTATTGTCAGTCTCGTTACCAATGCAACCGACGAGCATATCGATATCCTGTCGCTTACGAACAAGATTCGGACCAGTCTCATCAAGGCGGACCGCTTTACCTTCTTGAATGAGCGGTTGAGAGAGGCGATGGCAACGGAATACGAATACCAGCAGTCTGGTTATGTTAATCCCGAAACCGCGAAACAGAAGGGGCGGCAGATTGGTGCCGACTGGCTCATTTCAGGCCATATCACCTCGATCAAGCAACCGGTCGGCAAGCAGGAGATCGTCTATTACAAGACGACCCTGGAGGTGACCGATCTCGAAACCTCGGCGATTCTCTGGGCGGATGAGGTTGAGATTAAAAAGGCCTTTCAGAAAAAAAGGGTTCGTCCCTGATTTTTAGACCCTGTTGCCTCTCATGAAAAGAATTCTCCTGTTGGGTCTCTTTTGGGCAGCTGGTTTGAGTCTCACTTCTTGCGCCTCCGGCTATCAGGCCAAGGTTCGACCGATCCACCAGGCGTATCAGCGTGGAAACTATGACAAGGCACTGCTTCAGATTGACCAGTTGAAGCCGAGTCCGCGCGATCGATTGCTTTATCTCCTCGACAAGGGGATGGTTCTGCAGGCGGCCGGTCGCTACGAGGAGAGCAATAAGGTGCTCACGGAGGCGGAGGATTTAAGCGAACTTTTGTCTATTAAAAGTGTCTCGCGTGAAACCGCAGCAACCTTCTGGAGCGAAGAGGCCCGGGAATATCCCGGAGATCCGCACGAACGGGTGATGATCCCTGTCGTACGGATGCTCAACTACCTCCTTTTAGGGAATTGGGACGGGGCGCTTGTGGAGCTGCGTCGTACCCTTCATCTCTTCGAAAAGGTGTATGGGGGGATCCAAAACAGTGATAACGGCTTTGTTCTTTATCTTTCATCGATCATTTGGGAGGCGGCAGGCCACCTGAATGATGCCTTGATCGACTTAAATCGTATGAATGCCGGGAAGAGTTCCGCACCCTATTATGCGAAAGACATCAAGTTTTTAAGTCAACGGCTCGGCCTTGCAGCACCACTTCCGCCTGCTGACCACCCCTCCTGGACAACGACTGCTCGCTATCGCGAGGAACGAGGGCAGTTGGTGGTCGTTGCGCCGCTCGGTCAGGCACCCATTTTTCGCTCGGAATCGGTTTCAACCGGTTACTTCACGGTCGCCATGCCGGTTTTAAAGGTCAGTACCCCGCGAATTTCCTATGCGACTGTCTCGGTCGATGGTGAGCCACGTGGCCGGACCTACCCTTTTTATCGCACCGTTGAGGAGAGCCTCAAGGCGCTTCGTGATCGTCGCAAGCAGAGCTTCAAGCGAAAAATGGCGAAGGTGACCGTTCAGACCGGTCTCTATGCCGTGAGTCAGAAGCTTCTTGATGACGAC
This portion of the Deltaproteobacteria bacterium genome encodes:
- a CDS encoding ATP-binding cassette domain-containing protein, whose translation is MEDLLVVNNLAKSFPIRSGFWDREGTSVKAVRGISFKLGSAETLGLIGESGCGKTTLARLLVRLLQPETGQILYRHRDLSLLRGRELKETRQKIQMIFQDPYSSLNPRMSVGEIIAEPLIIHRKTTGRERRERVDALLKQVGLSSDFYGRYPHEFSGGQRQRIGIARAIALLPEIIIADEPVSSLDISIASQVLELMKELQQKHHLSYLFVAHDLRMVCYMSHRIAVMYLGKLVETASRDDFEHPLHPYSQALVEAVPSLGFSSRRKKIFLSGEVPSPVSPPKGCSFHPRCPYAKELCRTEEPSLKEWRGGHGVACHYVDEINR
- a CDS encoding LPP20 family lipoprotein — its product is MKSSTFFLRFLAIALLLIPPVALAKKQPDWISGGSTKYPEERYFIGVGAVSSAKGGKKQQHEWAGDQARAEIAKIFKTQVSVTTRAERQVESGGEGDQKKLNVQASQTDLVTASASEMLQGVEIKEYYEDKKGQRLFALAVLDRAKASRRLESSIEQLKREMLTEIEAGRAAQEEKQLFLSLRHYRKALEVAQAIPPLGEHLSILRPGALSSAESETDHASEIKSVLYALRKRIRFNLEISGPAEGVKIYLIQGLSKEGFLTEKQSSSDSTFETYRLVGTTDLTSRGSMPMGSFEVQIYQADLDLEVKNPQNGETLGALTWSVSANEKSSDLAAKSAVRALGQAVKEQVGKRLMEIF
- the lpoB gene encoding penicillin-binding protein activator LpoB is translated as MMNRNDLTKIGLLFVIVFFTSCASTGGVYTKGQYVDADRVDLLSDKFVEADLQTISEQLTRSFLTSPLLARQTAKPAVIVSLVTNATDEHIDILSLTNKIRTSLIKADRFTFLNERLREAMATEYEYQQSGYVNPETAKQKGRQIGADWLISGHITSIKQPVGKQEIVYYKTTLEVTDLETSAILWADEVEIKKAFQKKRVRP
- a CDS encoding ABC transporter permease; amino-acid sequence: MRHDTYSSLVWHQFKRNRLAVAGLVVVLLLMAVALLAPWLSPYSPTAYNLDAILQPPSSAHLFGTDEEGRDIFSRLLYGTRISLSVGIVAVSLYVVIGLILGALAGYYGGAVDMLISRMIEIMICFPTFFLILVVLAFVGPSIYNIMIVIGLTSWPGIARLARGEVLKLRNQDFVLASRVVGASSWRIIFRHLLPNSLAPILVSATFGVASAILVESALSFLGFGVQPPTPSWGEALSQSRDFMDFAWWLAFFPGGAIFLTITAYNLVGEGLRDAIDPRMKI
- a CDS encoding ABC transporter ATP-binding protein: MSNVLLEVKNLKTTFHTSHGLVKAVDGISFSIPEGGAVGIVGESGSGKSMTALSLLRLVPPPGHIAADRIFFGKAGQYKNLLDIDPTSLRQLRGKQISIVFQEPASSLNPVFTLGNQIEEVFQLHEPRLRRDERRRKVHESLELVQIADPERVSRSYPHEVSGGMKQRVMIAMALACRPDLLIADEPTTALDVTVQAEILELLRTLRKKLGMALLLITHDMGVAAEMVDQLLVMCQGQIVESGETEKILRSPVHSYTQRLLEVYGRLARR